The Synechococcus sp. MU1643 genome contains a region encoding:
- the hemJ gene encoding protoporphyrinogen oxidase HemJ, with translation MTFSPEAYLWFKTLHIVGVVVWFAGLFYLVRLFIYHVETEELAPELQQPFRDQYTLMEKRLANIITTPGMAVAVSMAIGLLLAQPSWLQQGWMHAKLAFVAALLAYHVFCYRLMGQLHAGTCAWSGKQLRALNELPTLLLVIVVMLVVFKTQFPTSAATWFIVALVVFMAASIQFYARWRRLRAEASAKA, from the coding sequence ATGACGTTTTCGCCCGAGGCCTACCTCTGGTTCAAGACCCTGCACATCGTTGGAGTTGTGGTGTGGTTTGCAGGCCTCTTCTATCTGGTGCGTCTGTTCATCTATCACGTTGAAACCGAGGAGCTGGCGCCGGAATTGCAGCAGCCGTTCCGCGATCAATACACCTTGATGGAGAAACGTCTCGCCAACATCATCACCACGCCCGGTATGGCGGTGGCGGTGTCGATGGCAATCGGGTTGCTGCTGGCTCAGCCCTCCTGGCTTCAGCAGGGCTGGATGCACGCCAAGCTCGCCTTCGTGGCGGCTTTGCTGGCCTATCACGTGTTTTGTTACCGGCTGATGGGCCAACTCCACGCCGGCACCTGTGCCTGGTCGGGCAAGCAGCTCCGCGCCCTCAATGAGCTGCCCACGCTGCTGCTGGTGATCGTGGTGATGCTGGTGGTGTTCAAAACACAGTTCCCCACCAGCGCAGCGACCTGGTTCATCGTCGCTCTGGTGGTGTTCATGGCGGCGTCGATTCAGTTTTATGCCCGTTGGCGCCGACTGCGGGCCGAAGCCTCCGCCAAAGCTTGA
- a CDS encoding PHP domain-containing protein, translating to MTHPLKAVLDQVGPSSCPTTHNFHCHTVCSDGSLEPLDLIQQATERGLQHLAVTDHHSSQAHQEIQAWLKQQRGTGAVLPTVWSGMEISALLKGCLVHVLALGFELNHPALQPYNRGDAVVGEPLRAEAVVKAIHEAGGLAVLAHPARYRLGHDVLIDEAARLGFDGGEAWYDYDMQPSWSASPLICESIDRQLSNLGLLRTCGTDTHGIHLCGR from the coding sequence ATGACCCATCCGCTCAAGGCTGTTCTCGACCAGGTGGGACCGTCGAGCTGCCCCACCACGCACAACTTTCACTGCCACACTGTCTGCAGCGACGGCAGCCTCGAACCCCTGGACCTCATTCAGCAGGCCACCGAGCGGGGGCTCCAGCATCTTGCGGTGACGGATCACCACAGCAGCCAAGCCCATCAGGAGATCCAAGCCTGGCTGAAACAGCAGCGCGGCACCGGTGCCGTGCTCCCCACGGTTTGGAGCGGCATGGAAATCAGTGCACTGCTCAAGGGATGCCTGGTTCATGTGCTCGCCCTTGGCTTCGAGCTGAACCACCCTGCGCTTCAGCCCTACAACCGTGGTGATGCCGTTGTCGGTGAACCGCTAAGGGCTGAGGCTGTGGTCAAGGCAATCCATGAAGCCGGTGGATTGGCGGTGTTGGCCCATCCCGCCCGTTATCGCCTTGGTCATGACGTGTTGATCGATGAGGCGGCTCGTCTCGGTTTCGATGGCGGTGAAGCCTGGTACGACTACGACATGCAACCAAGCTGGTCTGCAAGTCCCTTGATCTGTGAATCCATCGACCGTCAGCTGAGCAACCTTGGCCTTTTGCGTACGTGTGGCACCGATACCCATGGAATTCACCTTTGCGGCCGCTAA